From a region of the Paenibacillus sp. R14(2021) genome:
- a CDS encoding anti-sigma factor produces MKHRTAEEWLAYIADELREEERVEAEKHLKSCDACLALYMDVLTVDAPRVERLHVDRAAAITDQVMDTVRSHALNWRVTTSPPNPPPPSGEAVNRRAPAKRSKRKETMIHYLIAVFVMLLLMSTGVFQRLATHPHELEAQLGSKTESVSTSIMTRTTAVIQAFVAKSDKSTNAGKE; encoded by the coding sequence ATGAAGCATCGAACTGCCGAAGAATGGCTTGCCTATATCGCGGACGAGCTGCGGGAAGAGGAACGGGTTGAAGCGGAGAAGCATTTGAAAAGCTGCGACGCCTGCCTCGCGTTATATATGGACGTGCTGACTGTAGATGCGCCGCGGGTGGAGCGCTTGCACGTGGATCGCGCGGCCGCGATTACGGATCAAGTGATGGATACCGTTCGATCGCATGCGCTCAATTGGCGCGTAACGACGTCGCCGCCAAATCCGCCTCCTCCTTCAGGCGAAGCCGTCAATCGAAGAGCGCCGGCAAAACGCAGCAAGCGAAAAGAGACGATGATCCATTATCTCATTGCCGTCTTCGTCATGCTGCTGCTCATGTCGACAGGGGTGTTCCAGCGTCTGGCGACCCATCCGCATGAACTCGAAGCGCAGCTTGGAAGCAAGACGGAGTCGGTATCGACCTCCATTATGACGCGCACGACTGCAGTCATTCAAGCTTTCGTTGCGAAGTCGGATAAATCTACTAACGCAGGCAAGGAGTGA